In Dyadobacter subterraneus, a single genomic region encodes these proteins:
- a CDS encoding response regulator — protein sequence MNRAKTILIADDDEDDRMLLSEAIRGIISGIVIKEVCDGEALIDQIRLEGPESEIVILLDMNMPRMNGLEALEIIKSDPDLIHIPIIMISTSSNPELITNAYLRGINAYIAKPYLINEYEELARAINVCFLHDYPSFDQAATIKNVSTKSILVIDDNTDESKLINLALKHSLPNVDIIHMNDHATSIEFIASQWDKCVATPQLILLDLYLPDRKSGLDLLEMIKQFLVSKNLSTIPIIMLSQSDDPLDIQDCYRLQANAYMTKSSDLTVWFAFFSYLCHFWMDTIITQSKLSRY from the coding sequence ATGAACAGGGCCAAAACAATTCTTATCGCAGATGATGATGAAGACGACAGGATGCTGCTTAGCGAAGCAATTCGCGGTATTATTTCCGGGATTGTCATCAAGGAGGTCTGTGACGGTGAAGCATTGATTGACCAGATCAGGCTGGAAGGACCGGAAAGCGAAATAGTAATTCTGCTGGATATGAATATGCCCAGAATGAATGGTCTTGAAGCGTTGGAAATTATTAAATCAGATCCTGATTTGATACACATTCCAATCATTATGATATCGACTTCTTCAAACCCGGAATTAATTACCAATGCCTATCTGAGGGGAATCAACGCCTACATCGCGAAGCCTTATCTGATAAATGAATATGAGGAGCTGGCAAGGGCGATCAATGTTTGTTTTTTGCATGACTACCCTTCATTTGATCAAGCTGCCACTATCAAAAATGTGTCTACAAAAAGCATTTTGGTTATTGATGATAATACGGATGAAAGTAAGTTGATCAATCTTGCTTTGAAGCATAGTTTGCCCAATGTGGATATAATTCACATGAATGATCATGCTACTTCGATAGAATTTATAGCATCGCAATGGGATAAGTGCGTTGCTACGCCGCAGTTGATTTTGCTGGACCTGTATCTGCCGGATCGAAAAAGCGGTCTTGATTTGCTTGAAATGATTAAGCAGTTTCTGGTTTCAAAAAACTTATCTACCATTCCCATTATTATGTTAAGTCAATCGGATGATCCTTTGGATATACAGGATTGCTACCGCTTGCAGGCTAATGCCTACATGACTAAATCATCAGATCTGACGGTCTGGTTTGCCTTTTTTTCCTACTTATGCCATTTCTGGATGGATACCATCATTACGCAGAGTAAACTGTCAAGATATTAA
- a CDS encoding fibronectin type III domain-containing protein, with translation MKKFYQTQAARLLVFFILLTSGWSLSIAQTALPAPTNLSATAPSYNEVVLKWTDNSGELETGFEIYRDPGLGTDFQLIATTAKNATSYSDKTVAANTLYNYRIRATNTRQQSLPSSDVSVTTRVAPPSAPGNLATTLINSNTIRLTWDGNNSGGTTFYVERMNRSGGGSFTQIAVVNYSRTLVYDDAGLATGTDFCYRVRAHNESGESGYSNTSCANTPQDTPTAPGRLTATAVSAGQIDLSWADISDNETGFEVERGSSENGTFAKIADLGANSSTYSDQNLSSQTTYCYRIRAKNASGNSGYASPVCATTKVPTITIPRPSGLLTAAAVSPNQINLAWEDNADNEDGFELERSTDGVGFSKITDLGANVTSYQNTDLNASTKYYYRIRAKNSAGFSAYSNVADASTYAPAVTIPRPPGSLTASAVSPNQINLTWMDNADNEDGFELERSTDGVGFSKITDLGANTTFYQNTGLSASTKYYYRIRSKNSAGFSGYSNVADATTGEVAPDAPQRLTATAVSTSQINLSWADISANETGFELERSTDGASYTKLIDLSPNTTSYQNTGLNAFTRYWYRIRTKNAVGNSGYSNVADATTFDTPPTAPVELAAAVISSSQINLSWKDQSANETGFEIERSTDGASFSKIAEVSANTTTYQNTGLSPATHYYFRVRAVNSANPSDFSNVAEATTVDVAPIPPARLAANAVSYQQIDLSWADISTNETSFELERSMDGTTFSKITDLPANASTFQDKAVLSLTKYFYRIRAVNKIGFSAYSNTAEATTPRAPIPDKPQNLVATPVDFDLIQLNWTALSENATNVIIERSQKPDADFVQIGAQNASIIQFPDHEILDVNDYYYRIKAVNAAGESPYSEVAKVPASAIITGTEPSQTENLVYAADKTLFVKITKPGKYKLTLLDLNGKILTVLAANQTTQTDLSVLSSGIYIVLIESEKQIVTQKIVLY, from the coding sequence ATGAAAAAATTTTATCAAACCCAGGCAGCCCGGTTGCTGGTCTTTTTTATACTGCTCACTTCCGGCTGGTCTTTGTCCATCGCGCAAACCGCATTGCCAGCTCCTACAAATTTATCGGCCACAGCACCATCTTACAATGAAGTCGTGCTGAAATGGACGGATAATTCCGGTGAGCTGGAAACCGGATTTGAGATTTACCGTGATCCCGGTCTTGGTACTGATTTTCAGCTTATTGCTACCACAGCAAAAAATGCAACCTCTTATTCAGACAAGACGGTTGCTGCAAATACTTTGTATAACTACCGGATCCGCGCTACGAATACGCGCCAGCAATCACTTCCGTCCAGTGATGTTTCTGTAACAACACGGGTTGCACCACCCAGTGCGCCGGGTAATTTAGCTACGACACTAATCAATTCAAATACGATCCGGCTAACCTGGGACGGTAATAATTCCGGCGGCACAACATTTTACGTTGAACGGATGAACCGGTCAGGAGGAGGTTCTTTTACGCAGATTGCCGTCGTAAATTATAGCCGAACATTGGTTTACGATGATGCGGGTCTTGCAACCGGGACAGATTTTTGCTACCGGGTAAGAGCACATAATGAGAGTGGTGAATCTGGATATTCCAACACTTCCTGCGCAAACACACCGCAGGACACACCAACTGCTCCCGGCCGCCTTACTGCAACAGCTGTTTCTGCTGGCCAGATTGATTTGAGCTGGGCGGACATTTCAGACAATGAAACCGGTTTCGAAGTAGAACGTGGCTCTTCTGAAAATGGGACATTTGCCAAAATTGCAGATTTGGGAGCTAATTCTTCAACTTATTCCGACCAGAATTTATCTTCTCAAACAACCTATTGTTACCGGATTAGAGCAAAAAATGCTTCTGGAAATTCTGGTTACGCTAGTCCTGTGTGTGCAACAACAAAAGTACCAACCATTACAATTCCTCGCCCGTCAGGTTTATTAACCGCTGCCGCAGTTTCGCCAAACCAGATCAATCTGGCCTGGGAAGATAATGCAGATAACGAAGACGGGTTTGAACTGGAAAGATCTACGGACGGCGTTGGTTTTTCAAAAATCACAGATCTTGGCGCGAACGTGACTTCTTATCAAAACACGGATTTAAACGCTTCAACGAAATATTATTACCGGATTCGAGCCAAGAATTCTGCTGGTTTTTCAGCTTATTCCAATGTAGCGGATGCATCTACCTATGCCCCGGCCGTTACAATTCCTCGTCCGCCAGGTTCATTAACCGCTTCCGCAGTTTCGCCAAACCAGATTAATTTGACCTGGATGGATAATGCGGATAACGAAGACGGGTTTGAACTGGAAAGATCTACGGACGGCGTTGGTTTTTCAAAAATCACTGATCTTGGTGCTAACACGACTTTCTATCAAAATACGGGTTTAAGCGCTTCAACAAAATATTATTACCGGATCCGCTCAAAAAATTCAGCTGGATTTTCCGGATATTCCAACGTAGCCGATGCAACAACTGGTGAAGTCGCGCCTGATGCGCCACAGCGCCTGACTGCCACTGCTGTTTCAACCTCGCAAATCAATCTTTCCTGGGCCGACATTTCTGCAAATGAAACCGGGTTTGAACTGGAAAGATCCACGGACGGAGCTTCATACACCAAGTTGATCGATCTTTCGCCCAATACAACGAGTTACCAAAACACCGGCCTGAATGCATTTACACGTTATTGGTATCGAATCAGGACAAAAAATGCGGTTGGTAATTCGGGATATTCGAATGTGGCCGATGCCACAACTTTTGATACGCCTCCAACCGCTCCGGTTGAGCTGGCCGCGGCTGTGATTTCCAGTAGTCAGATTAATTTAAGCTGGAAGGATCAGTCCGCTAATGAAACCGGTTTTGAAATTGAACGGTCGACGGACGGCGCAAGTTTTTCAAAAATTGCGGAAGTGAGTGCAAATACAACAACTTATCAAAATACCGGATTGTCGCCGGCTACTCATTACTACTTCCGGGTGCGGGCAGTTAATTCAGCAAATCCGTCCGATTTCTCAAATGTTGCTGAGGCAACGACAGTCGATGTGGCGCCCATCCCGCCAGCCAGGTTAGCAGCAAATGCAGTTTCCTATCAACAAATTGATCTTTCCTGGGCAGATATTTCAACCAATGAAACTTCCTTTGAATTGGAGAGGTCAATGGATGGAACGACTTTTTCAAAAATTACCGATCTTCCAGCCAATGCATCAACTTTTCAGGATAAGGCGGTTTTGTCGCTTACAAAATATTTCTACCGTATCCGGGCTGTTAACAAAATTGGCTTTTCTGCTTACAGCAATACTGCCGAAGCTACAACTCCAAGAGCACCTATTCCTGACAAACCACAAAATCTGGTGGCTACCCCGGTAGACTTTGACCTGATTCAGTTGAACTGGACTGCATTATCAGAAAATGCTACAAATGTAATCATTGAAAGATCGCAAAAACCTGACGCAGATTTTGTTCAGATCGGAGCTCAGAACGCTTCGATTATTCAATTTCCAGATCACGAAATTCTGGATGTCAACGATTATTACTACCGCATCAAGGCTGTAAATGCCGCCGGTGAGTCCCCTTACAGCGAAGTGGCCAAAGTTCCGGCTTCTGCCATCATAACAGGAACTGAGCCTTCGCAAACCGAAAATCTCGTTTACGCAGCAGATAAAACTTTGTTTGTAAAAATCACAAAACCAGGAAAATACAAGCTAACGCTATTGGATTTAAATGGTAAAATATTAACAGTACTGGCAGCAAATCAGACCACACAGACCGACTTGTCTGTATTATCATCCGGCATCTACATCGTGCTGATTGAATCAGAAAAACAGATCGTCACACAAAAAATAGTTTTATATTAA
- a CDS encoding fibronectin type III domain-containing protein, translating into MKYLYKSIILILVFALLSPISSKAQQKIKKALANEKVISEIDSSVLGRYKIGIIAKAFGDSIVIRWAPNHAALFRQALKSGYMLTRRSLGDDKKMKLDYQITVKPWTKEEWLKNVSVKDTLAAACAQLVNGTNTPIGAKEDITLDKILDQQNQNDLRMMLALILGDVSPRNARGMALGWIDKNVKKGVQYNYYIIPLTDPKLYPVDVTGTSVVNIRATEQAHMLPLKTEVSEHLVMLKWNRRMAENSFSSYYVQRSDDGGKTFRRITSRPWTQPPASLLDDIIQYSDSVPQNYKAYQYKVFGITPFGELIPSEIISASAVDRTPPPSVENISAKHMYGSKVKVSWKYTKQPADLGGFVVSKSTSLDGTFMPLTSQPLNTAAREFTDTTAFPHLPNYYKVTAIDTARNLGLSLPVFCMIKDSDGPSKPKGVQGYIDTTGFVRIVWDPNPEPDIFGYRVVSANQADHVFTGDTKGYLALPLFNDTTTLNTLTNKKFFRIIAYDKSYNPSEPSDILELKRPDIVKPTAAVISGYTVSDSSVVISWSKSNSTDLAQQILMRRGKNTERWVELAKLDKNVTTYSDKSIKGHSTYGYALVSVDSSGLRSDVSFPLNVTTPKITPASVNALRAFVNPDKSVSLYWNYAVANCRFVIYKAAGNSGFASYDAIYDTMEYRDKKAEKGPLQYAVRVIYKDGMESGLSKIIEVNVK; encoded by the coding sequence ATGAAATATCTATACAAATCCATTATACTGATCCTTGTTTTTGCTTTGCTTTCACCAATTTCTTCCAAGGCGCAGCAAAAAATAAAAAAGGCATTAGCAAATGAAAAAGTTATATCGGAAATAGACTCCTCGGTTTTGGGTCGTTATAAAATCGGCATTATTGCCAAAGCTTTTGGCGATTCCATAGTTATTCGCTGGGCACCAAATCATGCGGCGCTTTTTCGCCAGGCCTTAAAATCTGGTTATATGCTGACGCGCAGAAGTTTGGGTGACGACAAAAAAATGAAACTGGATTACCAGATCACTGTAAAACCCTGGACAAAAGAAGAATGGCTCAAAAATGTTTCTGTAAAAGATACACTTGCCGCGGCTTGTGCCCAGCTGGTAAATGGCACCAACACGCCCATCGGCGCGAAGGAAGATATAACGCTGGACAAAATTCTTGATCAGCAAAATCAGAATGATCTTCGGATGATGCTCGCATTGATTCTTGGTGATGTCAGTCCCCGTAACGCACGCGGAATGGCCTTGGGCTGGATCGATAAAAACGTAAAAAAAGGTGTTCAGTACAATTACTATATCATTCCGCTTACGGATCCGAAATTGTATCCGGTAGATGTAACCGGAACCTCGGTTGTAAATATCAGGGCAACTGAACAGGCGCATATGCTGCCGCTGAAAACAGAAGTTTCCGAGCATCTTGTGATGTTAAAATGGAATCGCAGGATGGCGGAAAACTCGTTTTCTTCCTATTACGTGCAAAGGTCCGACGATGGTGGAAAAACGTTCCGCCGTATTACAAGCCGCCCCTGGACACAACCGCCTGCCTCTTTGCTCGATGACATAATTCAGTACTCAGATTCAGTACCGCAGAATTACAAAGCTTATCAATACAAGGTTTTTGGTATAACACCTTTTGGCGAATTGATTCCTTCCGAAATCATCAGCGCGTCGGCGGTTGACAGAACACCCCCACCTTCTGTGGAAAACATTTCTGCAAAACATATGTATGGATCAAAAGTGAAGGTTTCCTGGAAATATACAAAACAACCCGCTGATCTGGGCGGATTTGTAGTATCCAAATCTACGAGCCTGGATGGGACCTTCATGCCATTGACGAGCCAGCCTCTAAACACTGCTGCAAGAGAATTTACCGACACAACCGCTTTTCCGCATTTACCTAATTATTACAAAGTTACAGCGATTGACACGGCAAGAAATCTGGGGTTGAGCCTGCCTGTTTTTTGTATGATTAAAGATAGCGATGGACCATCAAAACCAAAGGGAGTCCAGGGATATATTGATACGACAGGTTTTGTAAGAATTGTGTGGGACCCAAATCCCGAACCCGATATTTTCGGTTACCGGGTCGTTTCGGCCAATCAGGCCGACCATGTTTTCACAGGCGACACGAAGGGTTATCTGGCTTTGCCATTATTTAATGATACAACAACTTTAAACACACTGACCAATAAGAAATTTTTCCGCATCATCGCTTATGATAAAAGTTATAATCCGAGCGAGCCCTCTGATATTCTGGAACTGAAACGACCCGACATAGTAAAACCAACTGCTGCGGTTATCAGCGGATACACAGTGAGCGATTCTTCGGTGGTTATTTCCTGGTCGAAAAGTAACAGTACCGATTTGGCGCAACAAATTTTAATGCGGCGTGGAAAAAACACGGAGCGCTGGGTGGAACTGGCAAAACTAGATAAAAATGTAACTACCTATTCGGACAAAAGCATTAAAGGACACTCGACTTATGGTTATGCGCTTGTGTCTGTCGATAGTTCCGGACTGCGCTCGGATGTTTCATTTCCCTTAAATGTGACCACGCCGAAAATTACGCCGGCCAGCGTCAACGCGCTGAGAGCTTTTGTGAATCCTGATAAAAGCGTTTCACTTTACTGGAATTACGCCGTTGCGAATTGCCGTTTTGTGATTTATAAAGCTGCCGGAAATTCAGGGTTTGCAAGCTACGACGCCATTTATGATACAATGGAATATCGCGATAAAAAAGCTGAAAAAGGGCCTCTGCAATATGCAGTAAGGGTTATCTACAAAGATGGAATGGAGTCCGGATTGTCTAAAATCATTGAAGTGAACGTCAAATGA
- a CDS encoding tetratricopeptide repeat-containing sensor histidine kinase, translating into MGRTALLFFVFLGILKTAHAQVIRDLKPFKTNAQKLDYLSKVCDSLSHAGKVEDERAVARFALKMIKPDDLKNLTRFNFFLAFTYGETGQGDSTIYYYEKSIVYGRKDKNPVEIKKALQRLLFSYVNEKKYSNKANNALKELLAISDTTKDELGKVETFVTISYYYGMNGQYEKQIQYLLKSIEIKKRLIASGQLKDREKVVADLMNLAEMYIETDQVELGLKYSLEARKYIVSYPNYLAHHYKDMADILLIKKNTSLARIYYDSLTAMLTEANQSSVHRNNRMASDLAFTDYYLKKSQVDSAFIYISRANKMAEKWADAYTKPQIDYMTAEVYLAKKDYAKALPLLQASEPVMKDSDPQIYVALLQSLARCYAATGQYKQSFEAYEKYAPLRDSLYMQASKKSIADAEARYQNKEKQQEIELKNIQIDDAKKQRIWLISGLLLLGFSLALLGVIYRNKRKNAQILDLKNKELANAISELEEANRTKAKLFSIISHDLRSPISQVYQFLKLQQLNPKLLNDSQRNELSEKIQTATGSLLETMEDLLLWSKTQMNQFKADIQSVDLYYITDQCLKLLQLNIEAKNIIISNKLQPGTIVKADPYYLQAIVRNLLQNAIKASEESGLIKLEIKNDETNPVFSIENAGHAFSQKDYLSLLAQKENEQGLSGLGLRLVDELSEKTGLKIEFENPVENHTKASLTFQ; encoded by the coding sequence ATGGGAAGAACTGCTCTACTTTTTTTCGTTTTTTTGGGAATACTAAAAACTGCTCATGCACAGGTCATTCGTGATCTGAAACCTTTTAAAACCAACGCGCAAAAGCTGGATTATCTCAGCAAAGTTTGTGACTCCTTATCCCATGCAGGAAAGGTGGAAGATGAACGGGCCGTGGCCAGATTTGCTTTGAAAATGATAAAGCCGGATGATCTGAAAAATCTGACAAGATTCAATTTTTTTCTGGCCTTTACCTATGGAGAGACCGGCCAAGGAGACAGCACCATCTACTATTATGAAAAATCCATTGTTTATGGCAGGAAAGATAAAAATCCCGTTGAGATTAAGAAGGCGCTGCAAAGGCTTTTGTTTTCCTATGTGAATGAAAAAAAGTATAGTAATAAAGCCAACAACGCACTGAAAGAATTGCTGGCTATAAGTGATACAACAAAGGATGAGTTGGGGAAAGTAGAGACGTTTGTCACAATTTCCTATTACTATGGCATGAACGGGCAGTATGAAAAACAGATCCAGTATTTATTGAAATCAATTGAAATAAAAAAGCGGTTGATTGCAAGCGGACAATTAAAGGATCGTGAAAAAGTTGTGGCGGATTTGATGAATCTGGCAGAAATGTATATTGAAACTGACCAGGTAGAACTTGGACTCAAATATTCGCTCGAAGCCCGGAAATATATTGTGAGCTATCCAAATTATCTGGCGCATCATTACAAAGACATGGCCGATATTTTGCTGATCAAAAAAAATACGAGCCTGGCCAGAATCTATTACGATAGTCTGACAGCCATGCTTACGGAGGCCAATCAAAGTTCTGTGCATAGGAACAACCGGATGGCATCGGACCTGGCTTTTACAGATTATTATCTCAAAAAAAGTCAGGTCGACAGCGCATTTATTTATATCAGTCGTGCCAACAAAATGGCTGAAAAGTGGGCCGACGCTTACACAAAACCGCAAATCGATTATATGACGGCCGAGGTTTATCTGGCCAAAAAAGATTATGCAAAAGCCCTTCCTTTATTGCAGGCCTCCGAACCGGTGATGAAAGATTCGGATCCGCAGATTTATGTTGCTTTATTGCAATCATTGGCGCGTTGTTATGCGGCCACCGGACAGTACAAACAGTCTTTTGAAGCCTATGAGAAGTATGCTCCGCTCCGTGATTCCCTTTATATGCAAGCCTCAAAAAAAAGCATTGCAGATGCGGAAGCCCGTTATCAAAACAAAGAAAAACAGCAGGAGATCGAATTGAAAAATATTCAGATCGATGATGCGAAAAAGCAAAGAATCTGGCTGATTTCCGGGCTTTTGCTGCTCGGATTTTCTCTTGCGCTTCTTGGAGTTATTTACCGGAATAAAAGAAAAAATGCTCAAATCCTGGATTTGAAAAACAAAGAACTGGCAAATGCAATCAGTGAACTGGAAGAAGCCAATCGGACGAAGGCGAAACTTTTCAGTATTATCAGCCACGATTTGCGCTCGCCGATCAGTCAGGTTTATCAGTTTTTGAAGTTACAGCAGTTGAATCCAAAGCTGCTGAATGATTCACAACGAAATGAGCTTAGTGAGAAAATTCAGACTGCTACCGGTTCGCTTCTGGAGACAATGGAAGATTTGCTTCTCTGGTCAAAAACGCAGATGAATCAGTTTAAAGCGGACATCCAGTCTGTCGATCTTTATTACATTACTGATCAATGTCTGAAACTTTTACAATTAAACATTGAAGCAAAAAATATTATCATAAGTAACAAGTTGCAACCCGGAACAATCGTAAAAGCGGATCCTTATTATTTGCAGGCAATTGTCAGGAACTTACTTCAAAACGCTATCAAAGCGTCGGAAGAAAGTGGTTTGATCAAACTTGAAATTAAAAATGATGAAACAAATCCTGTGTTCTCAATAGAAAATGCCGGTCATGCTTTCAGTCAGAAAGACTATCTTTCATTATTGGCACAAAAAGAAAACGAGCAGGGATTATCCGGTTTAGGTCTTCGGTTGGTAGATGAACTTTCTGAAAAAACGGGTTTGAAAATCGAATTCGAAAATCCTGTTGAAAATCATACGAAAGCTTCTCTGACATTTCAATAA
- a CDS encoding LytR/AlgR family response regulator transcription factor: protein MSSTYSSIRFIAIDDNPLDLLSISEYAKAFPFLENCGTFSNPLEGSEAQKYIKPDLMFLDIEMPNVNGLDLFRKIRQEVSMVVLITSHPEFALDGFELSALDYVLKPLTEKRFAQTALKVQEYWEMKQKSEAYEVLFEKDMLTIKEGYNQVRVAQRDIIYLEAMQDYTKIVTLKKNYLTLSSLSYFMEQLTPDRFLRVHRSYAVSLGQIRELRYSELLCNNTVIPVGKTYRSIVAKLKL from the coding sequence ATGAGCAGTACCTATTCGTCAATTCGTTTTATAGCAATTGATGACAACCCGCTGGACTTACTTTCGATATCAGAATACGCGAAAGCCTTTCCATTTCTTGAAAATTGCGGCACATTTTCCAATCCGCTGGAAGGATCCGAGGCGCAGAAATATATTAAACCGGATCTGATGTTTCTGGATATTGAAATGCCTAACGTAAATGGTCTGGACCTGTTTCGGAAAATCCGGCAGGAAGTTTCAATGGTTGTGCTCATTACCTCACATCCCGAGTTTGCCCTGGATGGATTTGAATTATCAGCACTTGATTATGTTTTAAAACCTTTGACCGAAAAACGTTTCGCCCAAACCGCGCTGAAAGTTCAGGAATATTGGGAAATGAAACAAAAGTCAGAAGCATACGAAGTGCTTTTTGAAAAGGATATGCTCACAATCAAGGAAGGCTACAACCAGGTTCGCGTGGCGCAGCGTGACATCATTTACCTGGAAGCGATGCAGGATTACACCAAAATTGTAACACTCAAAAAGAATTACCTGACGCTGTCTTCGCTTTCCTATTTCATGGAACAATTAACGCCCGATCGTTTTCTGCGCGTTCACAGAAGTTACGCTGTTTCGCTGGGACAGATCAGGGAGTTGCGATATTCGGAGTTGCTATGCAATAACACCGTTATTCCGGTTGGTAAAACGTACAGATCCATTGTAGCCAAGCTTAAACTCTGA
- a CDS encoding response regulator, with protein MSRDLYIVDDNADHQFLMYKLLKDTAASYPIKFFDTGQALFRHVKMLAQNGQAESLPSLIISDLNMPGMNGLGLIKQFRQLSGANEIPMQYIPIVIMSSDITLTQINQCYNAGANAVIIKPFDFNEMKNTIHSICKFWINDHINGGV; from the coding sequence ATGAGCAGGGATTTATACATTGTCGACGATAATGCTGACCATCAATTTTTGATGTATAAGCTTTTAAAAGATACTGCTGCATCTTATCCGATCAAATTCTTTGACACTGGGCAAGCGTTATTTCGTCATGTAAAGATGTTAGCGCAGAACGGGCAAGCCGAATCGCTGCCATCCCTGATCATTTCAGATTTAAATATGCCGGGCATGAACGGGCTTGGTTTAATTAAGCAGTTCAGGCAATTGTCCGGGGCGAATGAAATACCGATGCAATATATCCCGATTGTCATCATGAGCAGCGATATCACGCTGACGCAGATCAATCAATGTTATAATGCCGGAGCCAATGCGGTAATTATTAAACCGTTTGATTTCAATGAGATGAAAAATACTATCCACTCCATTTGCAAGTTTTGGATCAATGATCATATCAATGGCGGAGTTTAA
- a CDS encoding GNAT family N-acetyltransferase, with product MAEEIRIKEANHSDLHELRNLGLISFGQFKDILTPENWEKLRKSLADENTYLNLLNQSKAFIYLSDKKIVGVAYFIANGNPTEIYLPDWCYVRMVGVHPDFSGRGIGRKLMQHCITHAKKTGEKTIALHTSEFMDAARHIYEKLGFIRLREIEPRFGKKYWIYTLEL from the coding sequence ATGGCGGAAGAAATCAGAATTAAAGAAGCAAACCACAGTGACTTACATGAACTTCGGAATTTGGGGCTGATTTCTTTTGGCCAGTTCAAAGATATTTTGACTCCTGAAAACTGGGAAAAGCTCCGTAAATCTCTGGCGGACGAAAATACATACCTGAATTTACTGAATCAATCCAAGGCTTTTATTTATCTCAGCGATAAGAAAATCGTTGGCGTGGCTTATTTTATTGCCAACGGAAATCCGACAGAAATTTATCTTCCGGATTGGTGTTACGTCAGAATGGTTGGCGTTCACCCGGATTTCTCTGGCCGTGGAATTGGAAGAAAGTTAATGCAGCACTGCATTACACACGCAAAGAAAACCGGTGAAAAAACGATTGCGCTCCATACTTCCGAGTTTATGGACGCGGCAAGACATATCTATGAAAAGCTGGGATTTATCAGATTGAGGGAAATTGAACCCAGATTTGGGAAAAAATACTGGATTTACACGCTCGAGCTTTAA